In Chryseobacterium shigense, the following proteins share a genomic window:
- a CDS encoding aminotransferase class I/II-fold pyridoxal phosphate-dependent enzyme gives MDIFERIKENPGPLGQFADYGEGYFIFPRLEGPIGPRMQFQGREVIFWSANDYLGLCNHPEVIEADAKAAAEYGMFYPMGARAMSGETDQHLQLERELADFVQKESAYLLNFGYQGMVSAIDALVNRNDVIVYDMDSHACIVDGVRLHSGKRFTYRHNDIASLEKNLQRATKVAEETGGGILVITEGVFGMRGQQGKLKEICDLKSKYSFRLLVDDAHGFGTLGKTGAGAGEEQGCQDQIDVYFSTFAKSMAGFGAFLAGDKEIIRYLKFNLRSQIFAKSLTMPMVIGGLKRLELLRTRPEIKAKLWENTYKLQNGLKERGFNIGDTNTCVTPVMMQGTPVEATLLVKDLRENYRIFTSVVVYPVIPKGMILLRLIPTASHTDAEINETLAAFEAIHDKLVSGYYKEQEQKLLQEQGLSFKPI, from the coding sequence TTGGATATTTTTGAAAGAATAAAAGAAAATCCAGGACCTCTTGGACAGTTTGCAGATTACGGAGAAGGTTATTTTATTTTCCCGAGACTGGAAGGCCCCATCGGCCCAAGAATGCAGTTCCAGGGAAGAGAAGTTATTTTCTGGAGTGCCAATGACTATTTAGGATTATGCAACCACCCTGAAGTGATAGAAGCTGATGCCAAAGCTGCTGCGGAATATGGAATGTTCTATCCTATGGGAGCCAGAGCGATGTCAGGTGAAACAGACCAGCATCTCCAGCTGGAAAGAGAACTGGCAGATTTTGTACAAAAAGAATCAGCCTATTTATTGAATTTCGGGTACCAAGGAATGGTTTCTGCCATTGATGCTCTGGTAAACAGAAATGATGTCATTGTATATGATATGGACTCTCATGCGTGTATCGTAGACGGTGTAAGACTTCACTCCGGAAAAAGATTTACCTACAGACACAATGATATTGCCAGCCTTGAAAAAAATCTTCAGAGAGCCACTAAAGTAGCGGAAGAAACCGGAGGCGGTATTCTTGTGATTACGGAAGGGGTTTTCGGGATGAGAGGTCAGCAGGGAAAATTGAAAGAGATCTGTGATCTTAAATCTAAATACAGCTTCAGACTATTGGTAGATGATGCTCACGGATTCGGTACTCTTGGAAAAACAGGAGCCGGAGCTGGTGAAGAACAGGGATGCCAGGACCAGATTGATGTTTACTTCTCTACTTTTGCCAAATCTATGGCAGGTTTCGGAGCTTTCTTAGCCGGAGATAAAGAAATTATAAGATATTTAAAATTCAACTTAAGATCTCAGATTTTTGCCAAATCTCTTACAATGCCAATGGTAATCGGAGGATTAAAAAGACTTGAGCTTTTAAGAACAAGACCTGAAATTAAAGCCAAGCTTTGGGAAAATACTTATAAACTTCAAAACGGTCTTAAAGAAAGAGGATTCAATATTGGAGATACCAACACATGCGTAACTCCGGTAATGATGCAGGGAACGCCGGTAGAAGCTACACTTCTTGTAAAAGATTTAAGAGAGAACTACAGAATTTTTACCTCTGTAGTGGTTTATCCGGTTATTCCGAAGGGAATGATCCTATTAAGGTTAATTCCTACCGCTTCCCATACGGATGCAGAAATTAATGAAACATTAGCTGCGTTTGAAGCTATTCATGATAAATTAGTAAGTGGTTACTATAAAGAGCAGGAACAGAAACTTCTGCAGGAGCAGGGTTTAAGTTTCAAGCCGATCTAA
- a CDS encoding PLP-dependent cysteine synthase family protein, with the protein MSNVYDNILGLIGNTPMVKLNTVTKDIPATVYAKLESYNPGHSTKDRIALHIIENAEKKGLLKEDSVVVETTSGNTGFSIAMVCIIKGYKCILAVSDKTKPEKIAYLKALGATVYICPANVAADDPRSYYEVAKRIASETPNSVYINQYFNELNIDAHYQTTGPEIWEQTEGKITHLFACTGTGGTLSGSGKFLKEKNPDIKIIGVDADGSILKSYHETGEIHKEDVHPYQIEGMGKNLIPSALLFDKVDEFVRVNDEMSAYRTREIALKEAIMGGYTTGAVTQALIQYAQSHELTKDDIIVLIYPDHGSRYITKVYSDKWMAEQGFVNNCVHNYDEVFKTEFIK; encoded by the coding sequence ATGAGTAATGTTTACGATAATATTCTTGGCCTAATAGGAAATACTCCTATGGTGAAGCTTAATACTGTTACAAAAGATATTCCTGCAACCGTTTATGCCAAGTTAGAATCATATAATCCTGGACATTCCACAAAAGATAGAATAGCACTTCACATTATAGAAAACGCTGAGAAGAAAGGTTTATTAAAAGAAGATTCTGTAGTTGTAGAAACTACTTCCGGAAACACCGGGTTTTCTATTGCGATGGTCTGTATTATTAAAGGATATAAATGTATTCTGGCGGTAAGCGACAAAACCAAGCCTGAGAAAATTGCTTATTTAAAAGCATTAGGGGCTACGGTATACATTTGCCCTGCCAATGTTGCTGCAGACGATCCCAGATCTTATTATGAAGTAGCTAAAAGAATAGCTTCAGAAACACCAAATTCAGTTTACATCAATCAGTATTTTAACGAATTGAATATTGATGCACACTACCAGACAACCGGTCCGGAAATTTGGGAACAGACAGAAGGTAAGATTACACACCTTTTTGCCTGCACTGGAACAGGTGGAACATTGTCCGGCTCAGGTAAATTTTTGAAAGAAAAAAATCCTGATATCAAGATTATCGGAGTGGATGCTGACGGTTCTATTCTGAAAAGCTACCACGAAACAGGAGAAATCCATAAAGAAGATGTACATCCTTACCAGATTGAAGGAATGGGAAAAAACCTGATCCCTTCTGCCCTTCTTTTTGATAAGGTAGATGAGTTTGTAAGAGTAAATGATGAAATGTCTGCATACAGAACCCGTGAAATTGCCCTTAAAGAAGCAATTATGGGAGGATATACTACAGGAGCAGTTACACAGGCCCTGATCCAGTATGCACAGTCTCACGAGCTGACCAAAGATGATATTATTGTACTGATCTATCCTGATCACGGATCAAGGTATATTACCAAGGTATACAGTGACAAATGGATGGCTGAACAAGGTTTTGTAAATAACTGCGTACACAATTACGATGAAGTTTTCAAAACAGAATTCATTAAATAG
- a CDS encoding NADPH-dependent F420 reductase — protein sequence METQKKIAVIGLGNIGKAVANNLVNNKHQVIVAARNAEEAANFAVQSGGFAQNASIEDAINTADIIIPAIWFGSFKDFFNDNRDLLQGKTIVDVSNPIAPDGNGGFKKIIGENESAGELNKAILPKGAKLVKAFGTLGAGTLASSSNQEPEKAVLFYASDDTEVNEDIENVIRNAGFEPLRIGGIDQSIRIEVFGDLHEFGALGKTVTLAEAKSKF from the coding sequence ATGGAAACACAGAAAAAAATAGCGGTAATTGGATTAGGAAATATAGGCAAAGCAGTTGCCAATAATTTAGTAAACAATAAGCATCAGGTAATTGTAGCAGCAAGAAATGCGGAGGAGGCAGCCAATTTTGCTGTACAATCTGGTGGATTTGCCCAAAATGCCAGTATTGAAGATGCAATTAATACTGCAGATATTATTATTCCTGCAATATGGTTTGGATCTTTTAAAGATTTCTTTAATGACAATAGAGATCTTTTACAGGGAAAAACAATTGTTGATGTTTCTAATCCTATTGCTCCTGACGGAAACGGAGGATTTAAAAAGATCATTGGAGAAAACGAATCAGCTGGAGAGCTGAATAAAGCAATCCTTCCAAAAGGAGCAAAGCTGGTAAAAGCATTTGGCACACTTGGAGCAGGAACGCTGGCATCATCTTCGAACCAAGAACCGGAAAAAGCAGTATTGTTTTATGCATCTGATGATACGGAAGTGAATGAAGATATTGAAAATGTAATCAGAAATGCAGGTTTTGAGCCTTTAAGAATAGGAGGTATAGATCAGTCGATCCGTATTGAGGTTTTTGGAGATCTTCATGAATTTGGTGCACTTGGAAAAACAGTTACTTTGGCTGAAGCGAAATCTAAATTTTAG
- a CDS encoding MmcQ/YjbR family DNA-binding protein: MDANEILDYCLAKKGVTETFPFDNETLVMKVGTKMFLLLPLEKQPLNINVKTDPEWSAELREQHPQITGAFHMNKTHWNSVMVDGLKRDLIFKLIDQSYELVFNSLTKKAKEEIINS, translated from the coding sequence ATGGATGCTAACGAAATTCTAGACTATTGTCTTGCCAAAAAAGGAGTTACGGAAACTTTTCCTTTTGATAACGAAACCCTTGTTATGAAAGTAGGGACAAAAATGTTCCTGTTGCTGCCCTTGGAGAAGCAGCCGTTAAATATAAATGTGAAAACAGATCCTGAATGGAGTGCAGAACTTCGTGAACAGCATCCACAGATCACAGGAGCATTCCATATGAATAAAACCCACTGGAATTCCGTAATGGTAGACGGTTTAAAAAGAGATTTGATCTTTAAATTAATAGATCAGTCTTATGAACTGGTATTTAATTCTTTAACGAAAAAAGCGAAAGAGGAAATTATAAACAGTTAA
- a CDS encoding B12-binding domain-containing radical SAM protein — translation MKDLLLITPPFTQLNTPYPATAYIKGFLNTKNISSYQIDLGLDVILELFSRRGIEKIFSRNINVQEISENSQRIYALREEYLKTIDQVIPFLQGKNPTLARQICSMNFLPEASRFNQLDDMDFAFGNMGLQDKAKHLATLYLEDISDYIIENIDPDFGFSRYAERLGKSANSFDELYSKLSENQTFTDSFTLKILQEKLEEVQPKLVCFSIPFPGNLYAGFKCAQFIKKNYPHIKTAMGGGFPNTELREVKDKRVFEFFDFITLDDGELPLELLYESLSTSEENTEYKRTFLVDNQKVIYKNNSKRHDYKQADIGTPDYTDLPLDKYISVIEIANPMHSLWSDGRWNKLTMAHGCYWGKCTFCDISLDYIKIYEPISAKILVDRMEELIKTTGETGFHFVDEAAPPALMREVALEILRRNLVVTWWTNIRFEKSFTRDLCYLLKLSGCVAVSGGLEVASDRLLKLIDKGVSVEQVAQVTRNFTEAGIMVHAYLMYGYPTQTIQETVDSLEMVRQMFEMGVLQSGFWHQFAMTAHSPVGINPEEFGVIPVKEEILFANNDIDFKDKTGIDHNKFSFGLKKSLFNYMHGINFEIPLQEWFDFKIPRTTVHPDYIHDCLLEDAPFGFKGNSKVVFLAKNVIAENRVKNKKKYSGTYTLLTFHLKTNIIKVDLEQDKAEWLMNILEENSIENPKKVTVQQLKNQFEENFEDFELFWFSKPIQQLKENGVILSL, via the coding sequence TTGAAAGACCTGCTTCTCATTACCCCGCCTTTTACCCAGCTCAATACCCCATATCCGGCTACAGCTTATATTAAAGGCTTTTTGAATACTAAAAATATTTCCAGCTATCAGATTGACCTGGGGCTTGATGTTATTTTAGAACTATTTTCAAGACGTGGAATTGAGAAAATTTTCAGCAGAAATATCAATGTACAGGAAATATCTGAAAACTCGCAGAGGATTTATGCACTGCGGGAAGAATATTTAAAAACCATAGATCAGGTTATTCCCTTTCTTCAGGGGAAAAATCCTACGTTGGCAAGACAGATCTGCAGCATGAATTTCCTTCCCGAAGCTTCCCGTTTCAACCAACTGGATGATATGGATTTTGCTTTTGGAAACATGGGACTTCAGGACAAGGCAAAACATCTTGCCACCTTATATTTGGAGGATATCTCCGATTATATTATCGAAAATATTGATCCTGATTTTGGCTTCAGCAGATACGCGGAACGTTTGGGGAAAAGTGCCAATTCTTTTGATGAACTTTATTCAAAATTATCTGAAAATCAAACATTTACTGATAGTTTTACATTGAAAATTCTTCAGGAAAAGTTAGAAGAGGTCCAGCCAAAATTAGTCTGTTTTTCCATTCCTTTTCCCGGAAATTTATATGCCGGCTTCAAATGTGCCCAGTTTATCAAAAAAAATTATCCCCATATTAAAACTGCAATGGGTGGTGGTTTTCCCAACACCGAATTAAGGGAAGTAAAAGATAAGAGAGTTTTTGAATTTTTTGACTTTATCACTCTTGATGACGGTGAACTTCCTCTTGAATTACTTTACGAAAGTTTAAGTACTTCCGAAGAAAACACTGAATATAAAAGAACATTTTTAGTTGATAATCAAAAAGTTATCTATAAAAATAATTCCAAAAGACACGATTATAAACAGGCAGATATCGGAACACCGGATTATACTGATTTACCATTAGATAAGTACATTTCCGTTATTGAAATTGCCAATCCGATGCACAGCTTATGGAGTGACGGAAGATGGAATAAACTGACGATGGCTCACGGCTGCTACTGGGGAAAATGTACTTTTTGTGATATTTCCTTAGATTACATTAAAATTTATGAACCCATTTCTGCAAAGATTTTAGTCGACAGAATGGAAGAGCTCATCAAAACAACCGGCGAAACGGGATTCCATTTTGTAGATGAAGCCGCACCACCTGCATTGATGCGGGAAGTTGCCCTGGAAATTCTTCGTAGAAATCTGGTTGTTACCTGGTGGACCAATATCCGTTTTGAAAAAAGTTTCACCCGGGATTTATGCTACCTGCTGAAACTTTCAGGTTGCGTGGCGGTTTCCGGTGGACTTGAAGTTGCCAGTGACCGCTTGCTGAAGCTTATAGATAAAGGTGTTTCTGTAGAACAGGTTGCACAGGTGACCAGAAATTTTACAGAAGCAGGTATTATGGTTCATGCTTATCTGATGTATGGCTATCCTACCCAAACTATTCAGGAAACTGTAGACTCTTTGGAAATGGTAAGGCAGATGTTTGAGATGGGAGTTCTTCAGAGTGGATTCTGGCATCAGTTTGCTATGACGGCCCATTCGCCTGTCGGGATAAATCCTGAAGAATTCGGAGTAATTCCTGTGAAAGAAGAAATTCTGTTTGCCAACAATGATATCGATTTTAAAGACAAAACCGGAATCGATCACAATAAATTCAGTTTTGGATTAAAAAAATCCCTTTTCAATTATATGCACGGAATCAATTTTGAAATCCCGCTTCAGGAATGGTTTGATTTTAAAATTCCGAGAACAACAGTTCACCCGGATTATATTCATGACTGTCTTCTGGAAGATGCACCATTCGGTTTTAAAGGCAATTCAAAAGTTGTTTTTTTAGCTAAAAACGTAATCGCTGAGAATCGTGTAAAAAATAAAAAGAAATATTCTGGTACGTATACGCTTCTTACATTCCATTTAAAAACGAACATTATTAAGGTAGACCTGGAACAGGATAAAGCAGAGTGGCTCATGAATATTCTGGAAGAAAATTCTATAGAAAATCCGAAAAAAGTTACAGTACAGCAACTTAAGAATCAGTTTGAAGAAAATTTTGAAGATTTTGAATTATTCTGGTTTTCAAAACCTATTCAACAGCTTAAAGAAAATGGCGTGATTCTGAGTTTGTAA
- a CDS encoding Crp/Fnr family transcriptional regulator yields MLKEIDLLISYFKSYVPLSKEETEALKERITERKIKRKQFIMQENDVCQYYTFVVSGCFKMYGIDKDGVEHNLQFASENDWIVDIDSFHNKKPSKLYIAALENSVVFQIERSDLWYLYVYFPKFNRNFRVIMEQKFIELQNRMLQNISATGEEKYEFFLAQYPQLANRISNVQIASYLGITPQFLSKIRGKRVKK; encoded by the coding sequence ATGTTAAAAGAAATAGATTTACTTATCAGTTATTTTAAAAGTTATGTTCCCCTTTCAAAAGAGGAGACGGAAGCACTCAAAGAGCGGATAACTGAAAGAAAAATAAAGCGGAAACAATTTATAATGCAGGAAAATGATGTGTGCCAGTACTATACATTTGTAGTTTCAGGATGTTTTAAAATGTATGGTATAGATAAGGACGGCGTAGAGCATAATCTGCAATTTGCTTCAGAAAACGACTGGATTGTAGATATTGACAGTTTTCATAATAAAAAGCCCAGCAAATTATATATTGCAGCGCTGGAAAACTCGGTTGTATTTCAGATTGAAAGAAGTGATCTCTGGTATCTTTATGTCTATTTTCCGAAATTTAACCGGAATTTCAGGGTTATCATGGAACAAAAATTTATTGAGCTTCAGAACCGGATGCTCCAAAATATCAGTGCTACAGGAGAAGAAAAATATGAGTTCTTCCTTGCACAGTACCCTCAGCTTGCTAACCGTATTTCTAATGTACAAATTGCTTCTTATCTGGGGATTACACCTCAGTTTCTCAGTAAAATCCGCGGAAAAAGAGTGAAAAAATAA
- a CDS encoding YybH family protein, whose product MAKILIMMQALAVLTACTEKQQNIKNNNSTVTVQNNTTMEITAKKDIEETLFAYEKALNSSSTEQVLPLYTHNGIFMPQGGPSAEGQEQLKGAYDFVFKTLQLNVKFRIDEITLINESYAIARTVSQGTQIIHAEQKTTPEENRELFVMQKESGKWKIARYMFNKMK is encoded by the coding sequence ATGGCTAAAATATTGATCATGATGCAGGCTTTAGCTGTATTGACAGCCTGCACCGAAAAACAGCAGAATATAAAAAATAATAATTCAACTGTAACAGTACAAAATAATACAACAATGGAAATTACAGCAAAAAAAGATATAGAAGAAACACTTTTTGCCTATGAGAAGGCTCTTAATTCTTCATCTACAGAACAGGTATTACCTTTATACACACACAACGGAATATTTATGCCCCAGGGAGGACCCTCTGCTGAAGGACAGGAACAGTTAAAAGGAGCTTATGATTTTGTTTTTAAGACCCTGCAGCTCAATGTGAAGTTTAGAATAGACGAAATTACATTAATTAATGAAAGTTATGCTATTGCACGTACTGTTTCTCAGGGAACACAAATAATTCATGCAGAACAAAAAACCACACCGGAAGAAAACCGGGAATTGTTTGTCATGCAAAAAGAAAGCGGGAAATGGAAAATAGCCAGATATATGTTTAATAAAATGAAATAA
- a CDS encoding bifunctional riboflavin kinase/FAD synthetase: MKVFKNFKDYSSQKPLALSLGMFDGVHLGHKSIIDELINVGTENNLETAILTFWPHPRFVFNPNEDLKLLNTLEEKKQLIEKYGINHLFLKEFDEEFRNLTGEEFVRQILIDKLNVKYLIIGYDHSFGKNKSGNFELLQKLSKELGFVVEQMEAINIHENNISSTKVRNALLAGNIKEANEMLGYSYSVSGTVVHGKKIGRTIGYPTANIDTESIKLLPKKGAYIVETEVKGQQYKGMLSVGTNPTVNGEKLTVEVYILDFEGDIYDEKITVRFRDFLHDEIKFEGIEKLIERLDEDKRLTQEFQF, encoded by the coding sequence TTGAAAGTTTTCAAGAATTTTAAAGATTATTCCTCTCAAAAGCCTTTAGCATTATCTTTAGGAATGTTTGACGGAGTGCATCTGGGACACAAAAGTATTATCGATGAACTGATTAATGTAGGAACAGAGAATAATCTGGAAACAGCTATACTCACTTTCTGGCCTCATCCGCGTTTTGTTTTCAATCCGAATGAAGATCTTAAGCTTCTCAATACACTGGAAGAAAAAAAACAGCTGATCGAGAAATACGGCATCAATCATTTATTTCTGAAAGAGTTTGATGAAGAGTTCAGAAATCTTACGGGAGAAGAATTTGTACGCCAGATCCTGATTGATAAGCTGAATGTAAAATACCTTATTATAGGCTATGATCATTCTTTCGGAAAAAATAAGAGCGGAAATTTTGAACTTCTTCAGAAACTTTCCAAGGAACTGGGTTTTGTGGTTGAACAAATGGAGGCTATTAATATCCATGAAAACAATATCAGCTCTACTAAAGTACGTAATGCCCTTCTTGCAGGAAATATTAAAGAGGCCAATGAAATGCTTGGTTACTCCTACTCTGTTTCCGGAACTGTTGTTCATGGAAAAAAGATCGGAAGAACAATCGGTTATCCTACGGCCAATATTGATACTGAATCTATTAAACTTCTTCCTAAAAAAGGCGCTTATATTGTAGAAACCGAAGTAAAAGGACAACAGTATAAAGGAATGCTCAGCGTTGGTACCAATCCTACCGTGAACGGAGAAAAATTAACCGTTGAAGTTTATATCCTTGACTTTGAAGGTGATATTTACGACGAAAAAATCACGGTAAGGTTCAGGGATTTTCTTCATGACGAAATTAAATTCGAAGGTATTGAAAAGCTTATCGAAAGACTGGATGAAGATAAAAGGCTTACTCAAGAATTTCAATTTTAA
- a CDS encoding FoF1 ATP synthase subunit delta/epsilon, producing MNIKILTPEYVVFEGEVDSVLLPGKNGEFHIMKSHAAIVSSLIGGKVKLFTSSVEEAYAKNFTKENEKDSVFSYPIKSGVVEFNHDKGIILCE from the coding sequence ATGAATATAAAAATTTTAACACCAGAATACGTAGTTTTTGAAGGAGAAGTAGATTCTGTATTATTGCCTGGAAAAAATGGTGAATTTCACATCATGAAAAGCCACGCAGCAATTGTTTCTTCTTTGATCGGAGGTAAGGTAAAGCTTTTTACTTCTTCTGTAGAGGAAGCTTATGCTAAGAACTTTACCAAAGAAAATGAGAAAGACTCTGTTTTTTCTTATCCTATCAAAAGCGGTGTTGTAGAATTTAATCATGATAAAGGAATTATCCTTTGTGAATAA
- a CDS encoding DMT family transporter, whose protein sequence is MKFKGYLLGILSSVSFGLIPIFILPLKQAQFSLDITLFYRFLFSALMVSGYLLYSGESFRINKKEALILAVLGVCYALSSEFLFIGYDFLTPGIASTVLFIYPVIVALLMFFFYKEKLTKLSVMSLLLAFAGVIVLCLKGNSLEINFAGLGIVMLSSLFYALYMVIVNKSHLKVSGFKLSFYSMLFTSAFFMIKAFTEGESFAIPSVSVFLNFIVFAFLTTVISSLCLVYAIKYIGSTPTAILGALEPVVAVMVSVLMFHERFTLNLLIGITLILLGVILNVIADSRRSKRSKKRTLKNT, encoded by the coding sequence ATGAAGTTCAAGGGCTATTTGTTAGGCATATTGTCATCCGTTTCATTCGGGTTGATTCCTATTTTTATCCTGCCGTTAAAGCAGGCTCAGTTTTCTCTAGACATTACTCTGTTTTATAGGTTTTTGTTTTCAGCCTTAATGGTGAGTGGATATTTGCTGTACTCCGGAGAAAGCTTCAGGATCAATAAAAAAGAAGCTTTGATTCTTGCTGTTCTGGGAGTATGCTATGCCCTTTCTTCAGAATTCTTATTTATCGGCTATGATTTTCTCACGCCGGGAATTGCTTCTACCGTTCTGTTTATTTACCCGGTTATTGTAGCTCTGCTCATGTTCTTTTTTTATAAGGAAAAACTTACAAAACTATCCGTAATGTCTCTGTTACTGGCATTTGCGGGTGTTATTGTTCTATGTTTAAAAGGAAACAGCCTGGAGATCAATTTTGCAGGACTTGGCATTGTGATGCTGAGTTCGTTATTTTATGCCCTCTACATGGTTATTGTGAATAAATCACATCTTAAAGTATCAGGATTCAAGCTTTCTTTCTATTCAATGCTTTTCACTTCTGCATTTTTTATGATAAAAGCTTTTACGGAAGGTGAATCTTTCGCCATTCCTTCTGTATCTGTATTTTTGAATTTTATTGTTTTCGCTTTTCTCACCACAGTAATTTCCAGCCTATGTTTAGTTTATGCCATAAAATATATCGGCTCTACCCCAACCGCTATTTTAGGTGCGTTGGAACCGGTAGTTGCAGTAATGGTAAGTGTTCTGATGTTCCATGAAAGATTTACGCTTAATCTTCTCATCGGTATTACACTGATTCTTTTAGGTGTTATCCTGAATGTTATTGCAGACAGCAGAAGATCAAAACGCAGTAAAAAAAGAACCTTAAAAAATACCTGA
- the atpD gene encoding F0F1 ATP synthase subunit beta: MANQIKGKISQIIGPVIDVVFTDVEAVPSIYDALEITKGNGEKVVLEVEQHIGEDTVRCIAMDATDGLQRGQEVIGYGNPITMPIGEAVNGRLFNVVGDAIDGLQNISKEGGLPIHRPAPKFDQLSTSAEVLFTGIKVIDLIEPYAKGGKIGLFGGAGVGKTVLIQELINNIAKGHGGLSVFAGVGERTREGNDLLREMLESGIIKYGDDFMHSMENGGWDLSKVDLEAMKDSKAAFVFGQMNEPPGARARVALSGLTLAEYYRDGGESGQGRDVLFFVDNIFRFTQAGSEVSALLGRMPSAVGYQPTLASEMGAMQERITSTKNGSITSVQAVYVPADDLTDPAPATTFAHLDATTVLDRKIASLGIYPAVDPLASTSRILAPEIIGAEHYDCAQRVKEILQRYKALQDIIAILGMEELSEEDKSVVYRARKVQRFLSQPFHVAEQFTGIPGSLVDIKDTIKGFNMIMDGELDHLPEAAFNLKGTIEEAIEAGQKMLAENA, encoded by the coding sequence ATGGCAAACCAAATTAAAGGTAAAATTTCTCAAATTATTGGTCCGGTAATCGACGTTGTCTTCACAGATGTGGAAGCAGTTCCAAGTATTTATGACGCGTTAGAAATTACAAAAGGAAACGGTGAAAAAGTAGTCTTGGAAGTAGAGCAGCATATTGGTGAAGATACAGTAAGATGTATCGCAATGGATGCTACAGACGGTCTTCAAAGAGGTCAGGAAGTAATTGGATACGGAAATCCTATTACAATGCCAATCGGTGAAGCTGTAAACGGAAGACTATTCAACGTTGTTGGGGATGCTATCGACGGACTTCAAAATATTTCTAAAGAAGGTGGTCTGCCAATTCACAGACCAGCTCCAAAATTTGATCAACTTTCAACTTCTGCAGAAGTTTTATTTACAGGTATTAAAGTAATCGACCTTATCGAGCCTTACGCAAAAGGAGGTAAGATCGGATTGTTCGGTGGTGCCGGTGTAGGTAAAACAGTATTGATCCAGGAGTTGATTAACAATATTGCAAAAGGACACGGAGGTCTTTCAGTTTTCGCCGGAGTAGGTGAAAGAACGAGAGAAGGAAATGACCTTTTGAGAGAGATGCTTGAATCAGGAATTATCAAGTATGGTGATGATTTCATGCACTCTATGGAAAACGGAGGTTGGGATCTTTCCAAAGTAGATTTGGAAGCTATGAAAGATTCCAAAGCTGCATTCGTTTTCGGACAGATGAACGAGCCGCCAGGTGCAAGAGCGAGAGTAGCACTTTCAGGTCTTACATTGGCTGAGTACTATAGAGACGGTGGTGAAAGCGGACAGGGAAGAGACGTACTTTTCTTCGTAGACAACATCTTCCGTTTTACACAGGCTGGTTCTGAGGTATCTGCACTTCTTGGTCGTATGCCGTCAGCGGTAGGTTACCAACCAACCCTTGCTTCTGAGATGGGTGCGATGCAGGAAAGAATTACTTCAACTAAAAACGGTTCAATTACATCAGTACAGGCGGTTTACGTACCTGCGGATGACTTAACTGACCCGGCTCCTGCAACTACATTTGCTCACTTGGATGCAACTACGGTACTAGACAGAAAGATCGCTTCATTGGGTATTTATCCAGCAGTAGATCCATTGGCTTCTACATCAAGAATCCTTGCTCCGGAAATTATCGGTGCTGAACATTATGACTGTGCTCAGAGAGTAAAAGAAATTCTTCAGAGATATAAAGCACTTCAGGATATCATCGCAATCCTTGGTATGGAAGAACTTTCTGAAGAAGATAAATCTGTAGTTTACCGTGCAAGAAAAGTTCAGAGATTCTTATCTCAGCCTTTCCACGTAGCTGAACAGTTTACAGGTATTCCTGGATCATTGGTAGATATCAAAGATACGATCAAAGGATTTAACATGATTATGGATGGTGAATTAGACCACTTGCCGGAAGCTGCTTTCAACCTGAAAGGAACTATCGAGGAAGCTATCGAAGCCGGACAAAAAATGTTAGCTGAAAACGCTTAA